Proteins encoded in a region of the Oncorhynchus keta strain PuntledgeMale-10-30-2019 chromosome 3, Oket_V2, whole genome shotgun sequence genome:
- the LOC127915257 gene encoding uncharacterized protein LOC127915257, giving the protein MSLCQKKKLLTGGSFELWCVVRSSVCCQVIGVLSGHRCVVRSSVCCQVIGVLSGHRCVIGVLSGHRCVVRSSVCCQVIGVLSGHRCVVRSSVCCRVIGVLSGHRCVVRSSLCCRVIGVLSGHRCVVGSSVCCQVIVVLSGHRCVVRSSVCCQVIGVLSGHRCVVGSSVCCQVIGVLSGHRCVVGSSVCCRVIVVLSGHRCVVGSSVCCRVIGVLSGHRCDKPAGVLRS; this is encoded by the exons ATGAGCCTTtgtcaaaaaaaaaaacttctcaCAGGTGGCTCCTTTGAACTTTGGTGTGTTGTCAGGTCATCGGTGTGTTGTCAGGTCATCGGTGTGTTGTCAGGTCATCGGTGTGTTGTCAGGTCATCGGTGTGTTGTCAGGTCATCGGTGTGTTGTCGGGTCATCGGTGTGTTATCGGTGTGTTGTCAGGTCATCGGTGTGTTGTCAGGTCATCGGTGTGTTGTCAG GTCATCGGTGTGTTGTCGGGTCATCGGTGTGTTGTCAGGTCATCGGTGTGTTGTCGG GTCATCGGTGTGTTGTCGGGTCATCGGTGTGTTGTCAGGTCATCGTTGTGTTGTCGGGTCATCGGTGTGTTGTCAGGTCATCGGTGTGTTGTCGGGTCATCGGTGTGTTGTCAG GTCATCGTTGTGTTGTCAGGTCATCGGTGTGTTGTCAGGTCATCGGTGTGTTGTCAGGTCATCGGTGTGTTGTCAGGTCATCGGTGTGTTGTCGG GTCATCGGTGTGTTGTCAGGTCATCGGTGTGTTGTCGGGTCATCGGTGTGTTGTCGGGTCATCGGTGTGTTGTCGG GTCATCGTTGTGTTGTCGGGTCATCGGTGTGTTGTCGGGTCATCGGTGTGTTGTCGGGTCATCGGTGTGTTGTCAGGTCATCGGTGTGATAAACCTGCAGGAGTTCTTAGATCATGA